The following proteins come from a genomic window of Actinacidiphila yeochonensis CN732:
- a CDS encoding glycoside hydrolase family 2, translating to MRSGRFRPPNRRRLAALVPLLLGAALLVPTAAGAAVPASAAGSAAPTADTPQGLRADYYLSSDATSLDFAQYSSTGVEDSLNVPDLLPTLRDYAGSTLNVAAHWTGQLDVPAGGTYTFYIKGDNGFRLSLDGSSVIDHWTTDWDVQTQSEPITLTAGPHTLAFDYNQGDGGAYITTEWSGPGITRQAIPDSALHLPAGFTAPTVDAAVTSSGKSATVQLPGAVTSLPSDLGKHLSVIAGSSRWTPDIVVNPADTSQLLLTAGKSDIPAALKAKVRISYDGQGGLTTAAGPVPLFSGLATNNSTWYFATKWAKDVSPTNALPDYPRPQMTRDQWQNLNGTWQFQGTAENAALPKGKLSGSILVPYPMEAPLSGVAEHHDWSLYQRTFTVPQNWRVGSGNRLNLNFGAVDYEAWVYVNGKQVAHHVGGYEAFTADVTDALVGRGPQTLTLKVKDTIDPDTPTGKQSSDPSGIWYTPSSGIWQTVWMEPVAKASIDSLATTPNLSDDTLSVTVRPSAGTPAWSLVNATAYVGDKPVGTVIGTVGKKLTLHIPHPELWSPDHPYLYNLKVSLTDGLSYDSVGSYFGMRSVSVAKVGGVDKVELNGKPTYLLANLDQGFWPDGIYTAPTDEALKSDLELDKQLGFNTVRKHIKVEPARWYYWADKLGLMVWQDMPSRNVGPGASEASDQAFSDQAHEIVDQHLSDPSVIVWTMMNEGWGEQSKEATGALADSIKQQDPSRLVDAASGVNCCASQGDSGKGDLIDYHVYHGPAFPSPDATRAAVDGEHGGYSLNVPGHILGVSGGQNYGGDASTIAELTQDYVDNTSQLLPAAAGNLSGSVYTQLSDVEGELNGLITYDRAVLKVDPGPVRDINRKLIAAGAAAGTS from the coding sequence GTGAGATCAGGCAGATTCCGCCCACCGAACCGACGCCGACTCGCCGCCCTGGTGCCGCTGCTGCTGGGCGCGGCACTGCTCGTCCCGACCGCCGCCGGCGCCGCGGTCCCGGCGTCCGCCGCGGGGTCCGCGGCGCCCACCGCCGACACCCCGCAGGGCCTGCGCGCGGACTACTACCTCAGCTCCGACGCGACGTCACTGGACTTCGCGCAGTACAGCAGCACCGGCGTCGAGGACTCCCTGAACGTCCCCGACCTGCTGCCCACCCTGCGCGACTACGCGGGTTCCACCCTGAACGTCGCCGCGCACTGGACGGGCCAGCTCGACGTCCCGGCCGGCGGCACGTACACGTTCTACATCAAGGGCGACAACGGCTTCCGCCTCTCGCTCGACGGGTCGAGCGTGATCGACCACTGGACGACCGACTGGGACGTCCAGACGCAGTCCGAGCCGATCACGCTCACCGCCGGCCCGCACACGCTGGCGTTCGACTACAACCAGGGCGACGGCGGCGCGTACATCACCACCGAGTGGTCGGGCCCCGGGATCACCCGCCAGGCGATCCCCGACTCCGCGCTGCACCTGCCGGCCGGCTTCACCGCGCCCACCGTCGACGCCGCGGTCACCTCCTCGGGCAAGTCCGCGACGGTGCAGCTGCCCGGAGCGGTCACCTCGCTGCCGTCCGACCTCGGCAAGCACCTGTCGGTCATCGCCGGCAGCAGTCGGTGGACGCCTGACATCGTTGTCAATCCCGCCGACACGTCCCAACTGCTGCTGACCGCCGGGAAGTCCGACATCCCCGCCGCGCTGAAGGCGAAGGTGCGGATCAGCTACGACGGGCAGGGCGGCCTGACCACGGCCGCAGGTCCCGTCCCGCTGTTCTCCGGCCTGGCGACCAACAACTCCACCTGGTACTTCGCCACTAAGTGGGCCAAGGACGTCAGCCCCACGAACGCGCTCCCGGACTACCCCCGGCCGCAGATGACCCGTGACCAGTGGCAGAACCTCAACGGGACCTGGCAGTTCCAGGGCACCGCCGAGAACGCCGCGCTGCCGAAGGGCAAGCTGAGCGGGTCCATCCTGGTGCCGTACCCGATGGAGGCGCCGCTGTCGGGCGTCGCCGAGCACCACGACTGGTCGCTGTACCAGCGCACGTTCACCGTTCCGCAGAACTGGCGGGTCGGGTCGGGCAACCGGCTGAACCTCAACTTCGGCGCGGTGGACTACGAGGCGTGGGTCTACGTCAACGGCAAGCAGGTCGCCCACCACGTCGGCGGCTACGAGGCGTTCACCGCCGACGTCACCGACGCGCTGGTCGGCCGCGGGCCCCAGACCCTCACCTTGAAGGTCAAGGACACCATCGACCCCGACACGCCGACCGGCAAGCAGTCGAGCGACCCCAGCGGCATCTGGTACACCCCGTCCTCCGGCATCTGGCAGACCGTCTGGATGGAGCCGGTGGCCAAGGCGAGCATCGACTCGCTGGCCACGACGCCGAACCTGTCCGACGACACGCTGTCCGTCACCGTGCGGCCGTCCGCCGGCACCCCCGCCTGGTCCCTGGTGAACGCCACCGCGTACGTGGGCGACAAGCCGGTGGGCACCGTCATCGGCACCGTGGGCAAGAAGCTGACGCTGCACATCCCGCACCCGGAGCTGTGGAGCCCCGACCACCCCTACCTGTACAACCTCAAGGTCTCTCTCACCGACGGCCTCTCGTACGACTCGGTGGGTTCGTACTTCGGCATGCGGTCGGTGTCCGTCGCCAAGGTCGGCGGCGTGGACAAGGTCGAGCTGAACGGCAAGCCGACCTACCTGCTGGCCAACCTGGACCAGGGCTTCTGGCCGGACGGCATCTACACCGCGCCGACCGACGAGGCCCTCAAGTCCGACCTGGAGCTGGACAAGCAGCTCGGCTTCAACACGGTGCGCAAGCACATCAAGGTCGAGCCCGCGCGCTGGTACTACTGGGCCGACAAGCTCGGCCTGATGGTCTGGCAGGACATGCCGAGCCGCAACGTCGGGCCCGGCGCGAGCGAGGCCAGCGACCAGGCGTTCAGCGACCAGGCCCACGAGATCGTGGACCAGCACCTCAGCGACCCGTCCGTCATCGTCTGGACCATGATGAACGAGGGTTGGGGCGAGCAGTCCAAGGAGGCCACCGGCGCGCTGGCCGACTCGATCAAGCAGCAGGACCCGAGCCGGCTGGTCGATGCCGCGTCCGGCGTCAACTGCTGTGCCTCGCAGGGCGACTCGGGCAAGGGCGACCTGATCGACTACCACGTGTACCACGGCCCCGCCTTCCCGTCCCCGGACGCGACCCGGGCCGCCGTGGACGGTGAGCACGGCGGGTACTCGCTGAACGTCCCCGGCCACATCCTGGGCGTCTCCGGCGGCCAGAACTACGGTGGTGACGCCTCGACCATCGCGGAGCTGACCCAGGACTACGTCGACAACACCAGCCAACTGCTGCCGGCCGCCGCCGGCAACCTGTCCGGCTCGGTGTACACGCAGCTCAGCGACGTCGAGGGCGAGCTGAACGGGTTGATCACCTACGACCGCGCGGTCCTCAAGGTCGACCCCGGACCGGTGCGGGACATCAACCGCAAGCTCATCGCGGCCGGCGCCGCGGCGGGCACGTCCTGA
- a CDS encoding MMPL family transporter: MVLLIALAGALGAVGTGFSSSQTSQNTESATASALLQHASAGRSGDSGYVVWQTPHATVTTASVKAEMSGLLGRIAQEPTVASVTSPYDAAGAAQVSSDHTVAYASVQFDHAATKEQQKSVKSLVLADDSAGVHVAVGGQAFGSEPAAGGPADAIGIVLAFVILVLVFRAVWVAVLPIITAIAGVGTAALTVMLLSHVVTIPSTALTLGALIGLGVGIDYALFIVNRHRGNLTAGMSVGDSIGASLNTSGRAVVFAGLTVVAALLGMTTLRLGVVTGMAEGAAVTVVLTVLAAVTLLPALLGFIGPKVLSRAQRRRLADPSSGGTERAGFWPRWATRVQARPRILAVAGLAVLIALAVPALSLRLGAADDGNLPTSSTNRQAYDLLSDGFGPGFNGPLQIAVQSHGKADQAAETRLVSALEHTSGIVSVTQRPVNAAQGVSEIVAVPSTSPEAAATSDLIDHLRADVIPQAEQGSTMKAYVGGTTANNDDFASTVTGKLPLFIAVITVLGLLLLVIAFRSLLIPLVGAVLNVLSIGVAFGATVLVFQNGFGVSLLGAGSGGPIESFVPPMIIGVVFGLSMDYLVFLVSRMREEWVRTGDNNRAVRVGHGETGRVIAVAAAIMFFVFGSFVFGGARVIAEFGVALSVGIVLDALLIRLVVVPALMHLFGRANWWMPRWLDRLLPSISVEGEIDSAPADAEVPPPAYAPVHGRP, from the coding sequence GTGGTGCTGCTGATCGCACTCGCCGGGGCGCTGGGGGCGGTGGGCACGGGGTTCAGCAGCAGCCAGACATCGCAGAACACCGAATCGGCCACGGCCTCCGCGCTGTTGCAGCACGCCTCGGCCGGGAGGTCCGGGGACAGCGGGTACGTGGTCTGGCAGACGCCGCACGCCACGGTCACCACCGCGTCGGTGAAGGCCGAGATGTCCGGCCTCCTGGGCAGGATCGCGCAGGAGCCCACGGTGGCCTCGGTCACCAGCCCCTACGACGCCGCCGGGGCCGCTCAGGTCAGCTCTGACCACACCGTCGCCTATGCGAGTGTGCAGTTCGACCACGCCGCGACCAAGGAGCAGCAGAAGAGCGTCAAGTCCCTTGTGCTGGCGGACGACTCCGCGGGCGTGCACGTCGCCGTGGGCGGGCAGGCGTTCGGCAGCGAGCCGGCGGCGGGTGGTCCGGCCGACGCCATCGGCATCGTCCTCGCCTTCGTGATCCTGGTGCTGGTCTTCCGTGCCGTGTGGGTCGCCGTTCTCCCGATCATCACCGCGATCGCCGGCGTCGGTACCGCGGCGCTGACCGTGATGCTGCTCAGCCACGTCGTCACGATCCCGTCCACCGCGCTGACCCTGGGTGCGCTGATCGGTCTGGGCGTCGGGATCGACTACGCGCTGTTCATCGTCAACCGGCACCGGGGGAACCTGACGGCCGGGATGAGTGTGGGCGACTCGATCGGCGCCTCCCTGAACACCTCGGGACGTGCCGTGGTGTTCGCGGGGTTGACCGTGGTGGCCGCGTTGCTCGGAATGACGACGCTCAGGCTCGGGGTCGTCACCGGCATGGCCGAAGGGGCCGCGGTCACCGTGGTGCTGACGGTGCTCGCCGCCGTCACCCTGCTGCCCGCGCTGCTCGGCTTCATCGGCCCGAAGGTCCTCAGCCGCGCCCAGCGCCGCCGCCTGGCCGACCCTTCCTCCGGTGGCACCGAACGGGCCGGGTTCTGGCCCCGCTGGGCCACCCGCGTCCAGGCCCGGCCCCGGATTCTGGCCGTGGCGGGGCTGGCCGTGCTGATCGCGCTGGCCGTACCGGCCCTGTCGCTGCGCCTCGGCGCGGCCGACGACGGCAACCTGCCGACCAGTTCGACCAACCGGCAGGCGTACGACCTGCTGTCCGACGGGTTCGGCCCCGGCTTCAACGGCCCGCTCCAGATCGCCGTGCAGAGCCACGGCAAGGCCGACCAGGCCGCCGAGACCCGGCTGGTCAGCGCCCTCGAACACACCTCCGGGATCGTCAGCGTGACCCAGCGGCCGGTCAACGCCGCGCAGGGCGTGAGCGAGATCGTCGCCGTGCCGTCGACCTCGCCCGAGGCCGCGGCGACCTCCGACCTGATCGACCACCTGCGGGCCGATGTCATCCCGCAGGCCGAGCAGGGCAGCACGATGAAGGCGTACGTCGGCGGCACCACCGCGAACAACGACGACTTCGCCTCCACGGTGACCGGAAAGCTTCCCCTGTTCATCGCGGTCATCACCGTGCTGGGCCTCCTGCTGCTGGTGATCGCCTTCCGCAGCCTGCTCATCCCCCTGGTGGGCGCGGTGCTCAACGTGCTCAGCATCGGCGTCGCGTTCGGCGCCACCGTGCTGGTGTTCCAGAACGGGTTCGGCGTCTCGCTGCTCGGCGCCGGGTCGGGCGGACCGATCGAGTCCTTCGTCCCGCCCATGATCATCGGCGTGGTCTTCGGCCTGTCCATGGACTACCTGGTGTTCCTGGTCTCCCGGATGCGCGAGGAGTGGGTCCGCACCGGCGACAACAACCGCGCCGTGCGCGTCGGGCACGGCGAGACGGGACGGGTCATCGCGGTGGCCGCCGCGATCATGTTCTTCGTGTTCGGCTCGTTCGTCTTCGGCGGCGCCCGGGTCATCGCCGAGTTCGGCGTGGCCCTGTCGGTCGGCATCGTGCTGGACGCGCTCCTCATCCGCCTGGTCGTCGTGCCGGCGCTCATGCACCTGTTCGGCCGGGCGAACTGGTGGATGCCGCGATGGCTGGACCGCCTGCTGCCCTCCATCTCGGTCGAAGGCGAGATCGACTCGGCACCCGCCGACGCCGAGGTCCCGCCGCCCGCCTACGCGCCGGTCCACGGCCGGCCGTAG
- a CDS encoding sensor histidine kinase, with product MRATRTIPARLRADRRVRDAAPAVVLAVVFVIAPAFGVHGWTRAATVPALLAVASCLPLVVRSRWPLPVLAATLALDVVRVVVTQQSETAPAAVLVALYTLATRRRRSLAWPLGIVSAALVTAAYAVAHGESGTSGVVLGLFDLPILATALGDTVRNRRDYLAEVESRAERAERTREEESRRAVVEERLRIARELHDITAHHLTLVNAQAGVAHHLMRDNPAAAYQALGQIKETSRAALDEMRATVGLLRQSDDDPAPLHPMPGLADLDELVGAFRAAGSQVDVRRHGVPAPVAAGVQLAAYRIVQEALTNARRHAPGTHVRVLLEYDADALHVTVANDRLRDQDQRTGPAGREPGTEPGTEPGTEPAAGPGAGRDGRRRVEAAAAGAGAVHQHSPGRGQRLRAARGETAGPAGPPFPAGTETGHGTGAPTGLGPGARTGHGLVGMRERATALGGTITAGPDPAGGYRVRAELPLSPSSSAAVTASAEPATATAPPASASRDAAQVKGP from the coding sequence GTGAGGGCGACGCGAACCATCCCGGCTCGGCTGCGCGCCGACCGCCGCGTGCGCGACGCGGCGCCGGCCGTCGTGCTGGCGGTCGTCTTCGTGATCGCACCGGCCTTCGGCGTCCACGGCTGGACGCGTGCGGCCACCGTCCCGGCCCTGCTGGCCGTGGCCTCCTGCCTTCCACTCGTGGTCCGCAGCCGGTGGCCGCTGCCGGTCCTGGCGGCCACGCTGGCGCTCGACGTGGTGCGCGTCGTCGTCACGCAGCAGTCCGAGACCGCCCCGGCCGCCGTCCTGGTCGCGCTCTACACCCTGGCGACGCGCCGGAGGCGTTCGCTGGCCTGGCCGCTCGGGATCGTCTCGGCCGCGCTGGTCACCGCCGCCTACGCCGTGGCCCACGGGGAGAGCGGGACGTCCGGCGTCGTGCTGGGCCTGTTCGACCTGCCGATCCTGGCCACGGCGCTGGGCGACACGGTGCGCAACCGGCGGGACTACCTGGCCGAGGTCGAGTCGCGCGCCGAACGCGCCGAACGCACCCGCGAGGAGGAGTCCCGCCGCGCGGTCGTCGAGGAACGCCTGCGGATCGCCCGCGAGTTGCACGACATCACGGCGCACCACCTCACCCTGGTCAACGCGCAGGCCGGGGTGGCGCACCACCTGATGCGCGACAACCCCGCCGCCGCCTACCAGGCGCTGGGGCAGATCAAGGAGACCAGCCGGGCCGCGCTCGACGAGATGCGCGCCACCGTCGGGCTGCTGCGCCAGTCCGACGACGACCCGGCGCCGCTGCACCCGATGCCCGGCCTGGCGGATCTGGACGAGCTGGTCGGCGCCTTCCGGGCGGCCGGCTCCCAGGTCGACGTGCGCCGGCACGGCGTCCCGGCGCCCGTCGCGGCCGGAGTCCAGCTGGCCGCCTACCGGATCGTCCAGGAGGCGCTGACCAACGCCCGCCGTCACGCCCCCGGAACGCACGTCCGCGTGCTGCTGGAGTACGACGCCGACGCGCTGCACGTCACCGTGGCCAACGACAGGCTCCGCGACCAGGACCAGCGGACCGGGCCTGCGGGCAGGGAACCCGGCACGGAACCCGGCACGGAACCCGGCACGGAACCGGCGGCCGGACCCGGAGCCGGCCGCGACGGGCGGCGGCGCGTGGAAGCCGCAGCGGCCGGCGCCGGGGCCGTCCACCAGCACAGCCCCGGCCGAGGCCAACGGCTCAGAGCGGCCCGCGGGGAGACCGCCGGGCCCGCCGGACCGCCCTTCCCCGCGGGCACGGAAACCGGTCACGGCACGGGGGCGCCCACCGGTCTCGGCCCGGGGGCGCGCACCGGCCATGGCCTGGTCGGGATGCGCGAGCGCGCCACCGCTCTCGGCGGCACGATCACGGCCGGCCCCGATCCCGCCGGAGGCTACCGGGTCCGGGCCGAACTGCCGCTGTCCCCCTCGTCCTCCGCGGCGGTGACGGCGTCGGCGGAACCCGCCACCGCCACCGCACCCCCCGCTTCCGCCTCCCGCGACGCCGCCCAAGTGAAAGGCCCCTGA
- a CDS encoding response regulator, translating into MTTIRVLLADDQALLRGAFRLLIDAQDDMEVVGEAADGREAVELARTHQADVVLMDIRMPGLDGIAATRMIDEDEDLAGVKVLVLTTFEAEQSVVEALRAGASGFLGKGVEPAQLLDAIRLVADGEALLSPTATRGLIAQFLARPQPGSPSDPAALDSLTPREREVLRLVATGLSNQEIAEHLVVTPATAKTHANRAMAKLGARDRAQLVVIAYETGLVHPGSRAASA; encoded by the coding sequence ATGACGACCATCCGCGTCCTGCTCGCCGACGACCAGGCACTGCTGCGCGGCGCCTTCCGGCTGCTGATCGACGCCCAGGACGACATGGAGGTGGTCGGCGAGGCGGCCGACGGCCGGGAGGCCGTCGAACTCGCCCGGACCCACCAGGCCGACGTCGTGCTGATGGACATCCGCATGCCGGGGCTGGACGGCATCGCCGCCACCCGGATGATCGACGAGGACGAGGACCTGGCCGGCGTCAAGGTGCTCGTCCTGACCACCTTCGAGGCCGAACAGTCCGTCGTGGAGGCGCTGCGCGCCGGAGCCAGCGGCTTCCTCGGCAAGGGGGTCGAGCCGGCGCAGCTGCTGGACGCCATCCGGCTGGTCGCCGACGGCGAGGCCCTGCTGTCGCCCACCGCGACCCGCGGGCTGATCGCGCAGTTCCTGGCCCGGCCCCAGCCTGGCAGCCCGTCCGATCCCGCGGCGCTCGACTCCCTGACCCCGCGCGAACGCGAAGTCCTGCGGCTGGTGGCGACCGGACTGTCCAACCAGGAGATAGCCGAACACCTGGTCGTCACGCCGGCCACGGCCAAGACGCACGCCAACCGCGCCATGGCGAAACTCGGCGCCCGTGACCGCGCCCAGCTCGTGGTGATCGCCTACGAGACCGGCCTGGTCCATCCCGGCAGCCGAGCGGCGTCGGCCTGA
- a CDS encoding thioesterase II family protein, translating to MCLPHAGGTAQLFHGWPALLPADVEVLAVRYPGRQDRLAEACVEDMATLADAIESALLPRLDRPLALFGHSMGACVAYELALRLEARGIVPEHLMVSAHVSPQWTAHTTLHAADDATLITHVRHLGDLHSEAYDIPELRDLLLPALRADYRIIETYDSPRPAPVKAPITAYVGQDDPSCPLDQVRSWSDLAAPGSFELRSFPGDHFYLVPHEADVAADVSARLARPARGLRA from the coding sequence GTGTGCCTCCCGCACGCCGGCGGCACGGCGCAGCTGTTCCACGGCTGGCCCGCGCTGCTGCCGGCGGACGTCGAGGTGCTCGCCGTGCGGTACCCCGGCCGCCAGGACCGGCTCGCGGAAGCCTGCGTCGAGGACATGGCCACCCTCGCCGACGCGATCGAGAGCGCGCTGCTGCCCCGGCTCGACCGGCCGCTGGCGCTCTTCGGCCACAGCATGGGCGCCTGCGTCGCCTACGAGCTGGCCCTGCGGCTGGAGGCCCGCGGCATCGTCCCCGAGCACCTGATGGTCTCGGCGCACGTGTCCCCCCAGTGGACCGCGCACACCACCCTGCACGCCGCCGACGACGCGACCCTGATCACCCACGTCCGGCACCTCGGCGACCTGCACTCGGAGGCCTACGACATCCCGGAGCTGCGCGACCTCCTGCTCCCCGCCCTCCGCGCGGACTACCGGATCATCGAGACCTACGACTCCCCGCGGCCCGCCCCGGTCAAGGCCCCGATCACCGCCTACGTCGGCCAGGACGACCCGAGCTGCCCGCTCGACCAGGTCCGCTCCTGGTCCGACCTCGCCGCCCCGGGCTCCTTCGAGCTGCGCTCGTTCCCCGGGGACCACTTCTACCTCGTGCCCCACGAGGCCGACGTGGCCGCGGACGTGTCAGCCCGCCTCGCCCGCCCGGCCCGAGGACTCCGCGCCTGA
- a CDS encoding DUF5132 domain-containing protein encodes MPPVVPPFLIGLIAASLAKRLGKPLMRGIIKTSLGLGIEVKKAVHEASEGIQDLAAEATAEMLAVQMTHGAGNGTAAEAPAGGTAVRPGADAGLVPAGVAAHAAQAGAESTSVGKPRTTGSAAAKAR; translated from the coding sequence ATGCCACCTGTGGTACCTCCTTTCCTGATCGGCCTGATCGCCGCCTCCCTGGCCAAAAGGCTGGGCAAGCCCCTCATGCGAGGGATCATCAAGACGTCCCTGGGGCTGGGGATCGAAGTCAAAAAGGCCGTCCACGAGGCCAGCGAGGGAATCCAGGACCTCGCAGCCGAGGCGACCGCCGAAATGCTCGCCGTCCAGATGACGCACGGAGCCGGGAACGGCACCGCCGCCGAGGCTCCGGCGGGCGGCACCGCGGTCCGCCCCGGAGCGGACGCCGGGCTGGTTCCGGCGGGCGTGGCGGCCCACGCGGCGCAGGCCGGCGCCGAGAGCACGTCCGTCGGCAAGCCCCGCACCACCGGTTCGGCCGCCGCCAAGGCGCGCTGA
- a CDS encoding SRPBCC family protein: MPREFQARYEQDLPATPEQVWDAVATGAGNLGWLYPMEVEPRVGGRVTRGDGTVVAWEPPHHFAVRVALADGFSNTLSYRIEPLDDGTSRLRMGIHWVHTGVVDADWDTKADAAEKHVAFYQRGLAEYLRHFAGRTAVYVKADTGRRTDDPADFAALLRRLGVADGTAVGDLLPLDLPGTDGGSEKVVVDWLSADFVALRGQDALYRFFNGSSWNWPIWLGHHLFAEDMDEERAAQATQAWNAWLNGA; this comes from the coding sequence ATGCCCCGAGAGTTCCAAGCCCGCTACGAGCAGGACCTGCCCGCCACGCCCGAGCAGGTCTGGGACGCGGTCGCCACCGGCGCCGGCAACCTGGGCTGGCTGTACCCGATGGAGGTCGAACCGCGCGTCGGGGGACGGGTCACCCGGGGCGACGGCACCGTCGTCGCGTGGGAGCCGCCGCACCACTTCGCCGTCCGCGTGGCCCTGGCCGACGGGTTCTCCAACACGCTCTCCTACCGGATCGAGCCGCTCGACGACGGAACCAGCCGCCTGCGGATGGGCATCCACTGGGTGCACACCGGAGTCGTCGACGCCGACTGGGACACCAAGGCGGACGCGGCCGAGAAGCACGTCGCCTTCTACCAGCGGGGCCTCGCCGAGTACCTGAGGCACTTCGCCGGCCGCACCGCCGTCTACGTCAAGGCCGACACCGGCCGCCGCACCGACGACCCCGCCGACTTCGCCGCCCTGCTCCGCCGCCTCGGTGTCGCGGACGGCACCGCCGTCGGCGACCTGCTGCCGCTCGACCTCCCGGGTACGGACGGCGGTTCGGAGAAGGTGGTCGTGGACTGGCTCAGCGCCGACTTCGTCGCCCTGCGCGGCCAGGACGCGCTGTACCGGTTCTTCAACGGCAGCAGCTGGAACTGGCCGATCTGGCTGGGCCACCACCTGTTCGCCGAGGACATGGACGAAGAGCGGGCCGCCCAGGCCACCCAGGCGTGGAACGCCTGGCTCAACGGCGCCTGA
- a CDS encoding cytochrome P450, which translates to MTSTDTLDGARGTAGPAGPGDLAAALHLPEARRDPYPLYARMRRESPVHRSDQGIWYLTRYADVEAALGDMRLSNDRDRMTRAYGALGGDLKAFSRITDRLGRVMTNTDPPDHARLRKLANRAFTARRVEALRDGIQRIVDRLVDEAVAAGPAMDLLEAVASPLPMSVVCELFGIPEGDRPQVKGWFRRFGRLSEDIGKSEAAIEQYEEYLSGLIRQRRREPGDDLISALVATQAQDDRLTDSELLSTCFVLITAGDETTTHLIGNGMLALLRHPDQLARLRADPGLIRGAVEELARYDTVTQAIVRVVAEDVEIGGRTLREGELAYLFLAATNRDPERFEDPDRLDLSRPGNRHLSFGNGPHFCLGGPLAKLQAEVAVGTLVRRLPDLRLADETALEWRPNPLQRRLSALPLTY; encoded by the coding sequence GTGACCTCCACCGACACCCTGGACGGGGCCCGCGGCACCGCGGGCCCCGCCGGGCCCGGCGACCTCGCCGCGGCGCTGCACCTGCCCGAGGCCCGCCGCGACCCGTACCCGCTCTACGCCCGCATGCGGCGCGAGAGCCCGGTCCACCGCAGCGACCAGGGCATCTGGTACCTGACCCGGTACGCCGACGTCGAGGCGGCGCTGGGCGACATGCGGCTGTCCAACGACCGGGACCGGATGACCCGCGCCTACGGCGCCCTCGGCGGCGACCTGAAGGCGTTCAGCCGGATCACCGACCGGCTCGGCCGGGTGATGACCAACACCGACCCGCCGGACCACGCCCGGCTGCGCAAGCTCGCCAACCGGGCCTTCACCGCCCGGCGGGTCGAGGCGCTGCGCGACGGCATCCAGCGGATCGTCGACCGGCTCGTCGACGAGGCGGTCGCGGCAGGGCCGGCGATGGACCTGCTGGAGGCGGTCGCCTCGCCACTGCCGATGTCCGTCGTCTGCGAGCTGTTCGGCATCCCGGAGGGGGACCGGCCGCAGGTCAAGGGCTGGTTCCGCCGCTTCGGCCGGCTCAGCGAGGACATCGGCAAATCCGAGGCGGCCATCGAGCAGTACGAGGAGTACCTGTCCGGACTCATCCGGCAGCGCCGGCGGGAACCGGGCGACGACCTGATCAGCGCCCTGGTCGCGACGCAGGCGCAGGACGACCGGCTCACCGACTCCGAACTGCTGTCCACCTGCTTCGTCCTGATCACCGCGGGCGACGAGACCACCACCCACCTGATCGGCAACGGCATGCTGGCCCTGCTGCGCCACCCGGACCAGCTGGCCCGGCTGCGCGCGGACCCCGGCCTGATCCGCGGTGCCGTCGAGGAGCTGGCCCGCTACGACACGGTGACCCAGGCGATCGTCCGGGTCGTCGCCGAGGACGTCGAGATCGGCGGGCGGACGCTGCGCGAGGGCGAGTTGGCGTACCTGTTCCTCGCCGCGACCAACCGCGACCCCGAGCGCTTCGAGGACCCCGACCGGCTCGACCTCTCCCGCCCCGGCAACCGGCACCTCAGCTTCGGCAACGGCCCGCACTTCTGCCTCGGCGGCCCGCTGGCCAAGCTCCAGGCGGAGGTGGCCGTCGGCACCCTGGTCCGCCGGCTCCCCGACCTGCGGCTGGCCGACGAGACGGCCCTGGAATGGCGGCCCAACCCGCTGCAACGGCGGCTGAGCGCCCTCCCGCTCACCTACTGA
- a CDS encoding MbtH family protein, which yields MTNPFDDQDGTFLVLVNEEDQHSLWPRFADVPDGWTTVHGPDTHAACLEYIEENWTDMRPRSLADAMAAQR from the coding sequence ATGACCAACCCGTTCGACGACCAGGACGGCACCTTCCTCGTACTCGTCAACGAGGAGGACCAGCACTCGCTGTGGCCGCGGTTCGCCGACGTGCCCGACGGCTGGACCACCGTCCACGGCCCCGACACGCACGCCGCCTGCCTGGAGTACATCGAGGAGAACTGGACCGACATGCGGCCCAGGAGCCTCGCCGACGCCATGGCCGCCCAGCGGTAG